caaattcttccattttcatcctctttctctctttcaCTTTCACCTCTCCTCCATCATACACCCCATCGATAttgatttcttcaatttcttttttccttgaTATCTAAAATTGACAAATCTACTTTTTCCATTGGAACAACAATATATTAAGTATAATCAAATCCGATcggtttttgttttaaaacttgagcttagtttgaaataaatttgGGGATAAACTCAAAGCTACAACTTTATTATAACGTGGACTGttatttattaactttaattatatatataattttcattttattcaaatttcataaattatgaacataattattgataatattatCTTCCATATTACAATCacaaataattacatttatctaatataaaaataaattgatgcatttatttatttaaatatatgcataaacgtgcataattacaccaaattaaaattgatgtaTCAAATTATCGGTTATGGCGCTCTGACTTGGAgctcaattatttaattgatttttaagaaTGAAAGAAACCATTTTACTGTGTTGGAAATTGCATGTATAGTTCTGATTGAAAatcaaagagaaagaaacaggGTATCAAAACAAGGTGGGTAAGCCATAATATGTTCAAGCACCCCTGCATGGATGCATGCATTCTAAACCATTATTGCTCATCTCATAAATAACAGGTTCCAAATAATCACATACACTCCACTTTATAAGAATATTACCATGGAACCTTCACATTGCATTACTATCATCACAAGTTTTAAAGCCTCTTAACAACACCCAACTTCCATCCACATTAGCAATGAAGAGCAAATATACAAGAATATGATTCAGTGTATAGCCAAAATGACACTATGATTCTTGTGCGGATGCAAGTCAAGTTATTACTGGGAAGAACCGAATCTAATCGGCTACCAGATCAAACaatccaatttttgtttttcaaaaaatggagGACCGATCATTCATGTATGGCTGCTTTAGCCCAAAAGCAGACAAAGTTACCTTTGTTTCAGTCGAATTAAACCAGGGATTTATGCTTATGGCATGATGCAAGCTTTGCGTCTCGCTCACAGATGATCTTATGACACATGAAATTTCATTGTCCGTTATATGGATTCATTTAATGGGTGGCTTTCCGTGCTGGCTCTCTCCATGATCCCTTTCTACAGTTCCATTAGAACATAAACAATcaacaaacacaaacaaaatgAGTCAAGAAACAATGTGGCTTCTCATGCAAAATGGCAACCCATACTTCAATATGTTCTCTCTctattttattccaaatatgTGCAATACTAAAACACATGAACATTTATACGAGTTGTATAGTTTAAAATAACCTGTACTCATTGAATTTTACCTGGATGACTTTTGTGATAATCCCGGGACCCTGCTATTTCAACAAAGAAGAACGATTATGAGAAAAAAAACTATGTTGCTCTGAATCTTCATTTCTTTGAAGTACTTGTGTCCAACGCCTATGTTCAACGCAATTTGGTTGCATGAGTATGAGATATAACCCTTCAAATACCCCTCCAATTACAtggaaaaaattttcaaaattttgtttgaagacACCCATTTTCGACACATTCATATCTGCTACTCAAAACTTGAATTCGAATAACATAGGAAAACAACACAGTTTAAAATCCTAGGTCCCTAATGCCATTGTAAAAAAGATACGCACCTGAAACTTTTTCTCAATCCATGATATTCCTTCGAAACTTTTTGATTCGAGAGATTCCCATGGCTGAGGAACTTTAATAGTCTCCACGTGCTGTAAAACTCTCAAGCTATCTGCAAAAACAGTGTAttgtttcaattgatttttttgtttaaacctTCAGCCTTCAATACAAATCAAAGCCTAGTGATTTAATTCAGCATATTATCAGATCCTAAttgtttcttttcattttctatgaAGCATCCATGTCCAACACCTGGATCCAACACACATTTATGGAGGTATAATTCCCAAATATATGACAAACCTTCGATAAAAAGATTAAACTACCTAGCAGGTCGATGTACCATAGGCTGAAGAGAACATTGGTACCTCTACTTCAAAAGTGAACAACTTAAcctttttacatttaattttgaagcaaatttgtaaattttaaacgCAGTACCCTTAACATTTAAAACTGCTGACTTTGTTTTAAAGTAACATGAGAagaaaaattcaacattttctaGAACATGATAAGTACTAAATTGCTCATTTCTTCACTGTCATTTTAAAACACAAGTATTTTTTGAACAGCAGTATTTTCTCAGTCactttaaaacaattttaccTATTGCTTCCAATTAGatgtacaatgactaaattactCACTTTACAGTAAAGAGACTAATTTGCCCCTGAGCTTTATAAATATGTAGATTAACctagaaaaattgaatatacACATGTCAGACACAAACCATACATATAAAGGTGATGGCATCGCTCTGTGATTATTACATGAACCAACACGTGCATTTGCATGTACAATTCTGAAAATTGATGGCAAAtccaaacaaaaaatataaaaaagaaaatagtttaCTGGTAACAAATGCCTCTTCCCAAAGTCGATGTCTTTCCCATGATGGTGCAACTTCACAAACTGGGATGCCTTTGCTATGGCATACTCTGCACGGATCGGATTGGAAAGTTCACAATTTAGCACAGAAGATCATAGTAGAagtatattatttgtttaattctAGTAGATTGAATTACTCGTATCTGCCATTCATGTCTGACACATTTGGACATGACTGTGAAAATATGACCTTCCAAGAATctttcaaatacatgaaaatgtttgaaaaaatttgagtAGACATATGTTTGTATCCTACACTTATACCACTGATCCACCTCAAGAGTGCTGCACCAGCAATCAATCATGTAAGAATCTAAAATCTTTACCAGGATTGGATACGAATAATTTAGTAGAGGGTTAACAGGTTCGAAGTCAACATGCCATTGAcacaaaatagaaatgataCTGAATGAATATAGTAAATTCTATGTAACTTTGATTCTTCATTTTCTTACAGTACATTTGACACATTTTCGGACATCGAATATGAGAATATgatcttcaaatacatgaaaaaaactaaaataaaaattgatataagcGCATCTGACACACCTATATCTAACAAACATCCAAATCCAAGGGAcataagttaaatttatatgtagCAAAGACTTTAGTTGAATGATACCTTTCAGATAACAAAGaactaataaaagaaaattgaattttgaagatGAGAGAAGGGCTTACTCAATTACCAGTTGCCGAATAACACCGGGAAGAACACCATCGGAAATAGGCGCCGTCTGTACTTCAACGGAATTCACATTATTGTAGTCATCCAGGTATTTCCCCTCTGCTTCACTCTTATCCTAAAAGCAAATGCCATAGGGGAATACAGATTATAAAATTAAGAGAAGAACAAAGGAAGCACATAAACACCCATAGCTACACCAACACAACACAGAATGAAAATCGCTATAAAATAGTCGTAAAATATCATGAAAATCCATATTTTTCTACAATTCAGCCAGGCTGACAATCTTAGATTGTTAGACCTATGTTTCTTAGACTTGGGTATGAGTATCATATACAAGTGTGTATCTGATACGGGTTTTTTTTCCCTAtgtttttctatgtatttgataAATCCAAATCATATCCACATAATCATATCCACATACCCATATCTGAATATGCATTGGACACAAATCTCGAACAAAagtacttaaagaaaaatgaaaaattggaaCAACATAGGTCAAACTACTATCTTAATCTTTCTCCTAAAGTTGGCATCTATAACCAGAAAATCATTTGATGCATGAAACATATACTCCCAATACAATGCTTAGAGCAAACAAGTCATTCACATAATTCTGTTTCTGGCAATTGTATGAGTGTCCGGCACTGATATGtgcaaatttctttttcttctaaattttccatgtatttggagggtcaTATCATATCCCCCATACTTATTGTTGAGAAAGTCTTGGATACaagtattttaagaaaaatagagtcAAAGTAACATATATAAACCATTCCAAGTGTAGGTTCTGAATTCTTGACCACTTACCCTTTGGCAAATGACAAAGAAGTTTGTAATGCAGCCCTCAAGTATTCGATCACCATCGTTAGACAACAAGAGCTCAGTCACTGAAGGAGGCCTCAATTTCTCCAATGGCTTCCTTAACCTACAGAGTGTAAAGTTGTCAAATCGAAAGTTCATCACAGCATATCAAAAAGAtataaagaaaaccaaaaacttcacatatatacgcatatatatataattatcttgGTCCAACTCTTCATATTTCTATCCGATATCCATGTCCAATGCTTATCCTGGCATTGATATTTCTATCCGATATACAtaggaattttgggaaaaattgtGCATACCCATGTTGGACATATATTTGTAACTAACTCTCACATCCGAGTCCGACTAACATAAATTATCCACCAAAAAGAAAGACGAAACAACCCCAATAAGTCAACTTACGGTTTTCTTCCACCTGCATcttaaattttcacatttttatgaAAATCTTAACTTATTTTCTTCCAAATGCAACTTGGCAATATCATACACCAACAACACATGAAAAATGTAACTAAAACATATTGCAGATGTAAAAGTAACATGAAAAAGATATGGATATATGAATGTAgcaaaatgatttaattgtgaAACGTTCACATAgaaatttatagaaatattaaaaattttaaatatgattatgacaaaaaataaataaataaggacaCGATACTAACACAAGAATTATAAGCAATTCTAACCTTACCCAATCCGAATACTTAGCATCGGCAAGATCCCTTCCGCGACCCACCAAAGCCAAATGTGCTCCACTTTCTTCGATCCCAAACACCGGAGGAATATAACTCCCTATATGCAAATGAAGATCAAGAACCTGAAAAACTCCGTTATCAtcatcaccaccaccaccaacaTTCTTCATTGCCTTCAGCTTCTCGATATCCCCAGAAACAAGAGCAGTAACCGCCAACTCCTCCCCATTAGACCTCTCCTTGAGAGCAATGGGTAAAACTTGGTTCAATGAATTACTAACCAATGACCGAACCCTTGACTCCCATTTCAATGATGAAGTCACataaaaaggagaaaataacAATGGGCTTTTCTTGTTCGCCTTGAACATGAGTTCTGGGTTTGAATTTAGTAGAATTCTTGTAGAATTCGACAATCTTTTTAAATGCCTTTCCCAAAACAAAAGGGTTGTTCCATTTTCATGCGTTCTAGTTGTTGTGTAAGATCCTGAGAGTGggaaaagttaatttaaataagtgtTTTGCAAATTTTCAATAAGAACAAAATGGAAAGAGATGGAAATGGGTTTGGGTTTTAGTACCTGGAAGGGATTCAAGGAAAGTAGTGATGGGAGGAGCATCGGGGGAGCAAGAAACGACGCCGTTGCTGTAGAGAAATCTCGCGCCGCTCATCTTTTGCTGTGGCAGCGTTGGACTGAGAAATTGCAGTGACATTCgtattttagatttatataaaatagaggtgtaatagaaTTTTTATGGTTGGTTGAATTGAATACATATTGTAATAGTATAAGAAAAAAACTTGAATAACCAAAGTACCTTAAcagaatttttgtaatttttgtaggtagataattattgttattaaattttaataagattattgttaaatatattttaataaaaataaaaataaaaataaataatttaattatattttaacataattattgtacaagcccaaatttaTCCGGGCCCAACAAGCCTAACTACCCAAATAACCCACTACAAGCCCCAAAACACCCAGGCCCATTTACAATGGAAAAATCTTCGTCCACCTGCCCTCTGACCGGCGCCGCGCCTGCTCTCTGCGCCACCTGCTCCACGTCAATCAGCTGCAAAATTGACCAAATACACTGCCAAAGTAGAAGTTAGCCAAATCGGCTatataggaaaaaaaaacattgtcaTGGCCACTGGCCTTTGGATTATTAAGAAAATCAGAgaaaaaggtgattttttttggtgttCGAATATCCTttctatctttattttcttgttttatttttacctttttacaCTAACtaacaaagaaacaaaagaaaggcCTTACCTGCGCCGCGCCGGAGAAGGGGGAAAACGAACAGATTCCTCCTTTTCCCTTCGGTTTTGGCCCATTTTTTAACGAACCCAACCTCGAATCCGGGTTCCAAGGAATGATCGGCTTCAAACGGGGCTAGAATGACCCCATTTTGCACCTCCGACCGCCGCCGCCGGCGGTGCTACGGCGGAGGTGAGCCGGAACCTCAGGCCGGAGTAGGGGGTTTTGTGAGAAGAGGGGAAggattcagttttttttttaaatgaggggctgaatgtttttttaaaattttttaacttaaataccctaatcaaaacggcgccgtttttgCAAGAGGGGTCAGGAgccaaaacaacgtcgttttggccCTGACCCGCGCGCTGACCCGACCCtgggggaggatccgcgtgttttcgctTATGGGATTATTTGCGCAATTGGTTCCTCCAATTTTGCGGCATATTCAatgcagttttttttttacttaattttggtCATAAGATCTTGCTTCTGTTTCAATTTGGCCCATAGGCCATGTGCACGCGCCTCActgaaacggcaccgtttaatCAACATGGAATATTTCCCGTTTGGCCCCCCCTCCTTTCGCACGTcctgatttaatccttttctgttttcttttctttgattttggccccaaattttgttttaatttcaactgGATCCGTCATTTGTGATTctagttattttatttctaaattagtTTGTATTGTTATTGCTGTTACATAACAtcactaatattattattattattgccaGGTACTCTTTTGATTCCaagttttgttatatatatacatatacatttttataatatatatctacgtacatatttttatttgttatatacatatatttttccatgATGCACACTTTTACAtacgtatacatatatattcatatattttaatgcatatacatatatatgtttatatgcatacttatttttaacttatatacatgtctatatatatttatgtacatattttttaactttcataaatatacatgcatacttgaatatatatatatatcttataattttatatatgtacaaacATATATCTttgttacattttataatttcattcattttctttattgacTTTTTTacgttttcattattattttgaaagaacgttttatttttatgcactTACATGCTTGTTATCTTTTATGTTattggtttgtatttttatttattttatttttgttgctatTGTTTGTATTATTTAGGTTTATGCCAtcgtattcatttttattttgttacccATATTGACACCTTgtctcatttttattatttcgtGTTACACtaattttattcaatgcataaattataacttttgaataagtgaaatcttgtgtttagattcgagaagatcATCCTTAACTTACGgagtttcgattttcacaacgAGTCTAAATTcgtgaatcttttcaaactcaagttttaaacgatctcgggaattaaaaaagatcgCGTCTTAACTTACTGGTAGTGATCCCTTTTTAAAATCCGAGAtggctaaatatcttttaaataaataaaattttggcattcaCTTGTGCATCAGGAATTCAAGACATtatatcctaacttactggatataattctctttctcgattaacgtgaaaaaGTCCgtttcttaaaaattttcaacatttcaataaaggatcgtattttaaatatctttaaagttttcaatcttcgacactaagacattaattaatcagcTAGGTACTAATTTTTGGGCactacgagggtgctaatccttcgtTGTACGTAATCGACTCTCAAACATGTTTCTCTGAATTTCATGGATCAAAATTgtcgttttaataaaatcaaatcgtttattaaaaaaatcacttttcgaggtgatccgatcacacctcatcaaaaaggattggtggcgactcccatttttgttttcgtttttAAAATCTAAGTCGACtccattttatcaaaaaaatggtgtcaacaattattattaaatacaatttaataaaataatatataatttaataacattcctaatataattattaataatatttaataataattttaatataatattattattaagaatatttcaaTGCCTAATATATTTGCTTCAATCTAGCATCTCACTGTTCTCTTAGGTAACAATAGCcaatataaaaatgattttaacataCGGTATGATAATCCtctaataacattttattttaatagtcaattttaatagaaaacatatttttatattttattttatcttttatgatAACGTGATAACAATTAATTATAAGGTATactctttaataaattaattatttatagcaATCTTTTGGTGAAAtaaaaccttcaaattttacataaaagttactaaattttaataacattagtttttttcatatgtgaaataaaaaatcaaaactcatAGTCCTATGTTATTCAAAAACTCATAgttcttttcaattaattatatgaTTGTGTTTTTTGCACGAAGCTGCTGCAGAAAAAACATGCTAGAGaaagggaaaattttgtgttCATATTCCTTTCTAAGCTACAAGAACTGTTACCAAGgaaaagaatttattttcaacaaagaAAACCGAACACATGAGGTACAATTTGTGATTTAAGCAAAGTCTAAATGTGATTATGAATAAGTTTACATGCAATTACGAGTCATagttaaaacattataatttaagATACAAACCAGAAAGTGGAAcccaacattatattttaactcacattcttaaattaaaactaGTGATTTAAAGAAACTCATATGCTTAAATGATGTGGAAAACCAGATTATGCGTAATGTGCAAACCAGATTATGATGAGAAAGTCAATGGTATGGATGAGCTCTTAGCCATTTGGGGTTATAGAGTTCGGTCTCCCGACATGGTTGATTTAGCAGCAAAAATCAATAGAAGGTACCATCTTAGCAGCAAAAACCAATAGAAGGTACCATCTTAACtgcaaaaaccaattaaaatcccAACCCTAAATTCatgatttcttttttgatttcttgaatgattttttgaatttcttttttgagattttatacTACTCTTATGAACCCCAAAACCTAAATTGAAGGAATCTGTCATTAAAATCTTGAGAAACATAGTCTCATAAAAATCCATTAAAATCGAATTCATTACTTGGAAATGTAATCATCATAAACTTgtaacaacttttttttatcaattaataaaataaaacctaaattacacatcaaaatttcatattaaaaaaaacaagcaCATGATTTCATCGACACCAacagaaaagaaatgaaagcatAACATTTACTCCAAACCGTCGTCACCAACAACATAACATTTACTCCAAACCAATGAAAGCATTCCCAATATAAAAGAGGTGAAAGCTTTACAGTACCTTCGCGAcgatgaagaaaaatgaaacgatCGAAAACCTTATACACAGAGAAGACGATTTCAAGACATTTCAGGGTCATCaacaaataacaaacaaaaaaattaacaaagacAAGAAAACCCAATGTTTAAATGCGCAGAATCGGGAAATCGAACCTTAAATACTGATTCCCCAGAGGACAAAATCCGAATGTCTGGCCACCTTCTCCGTCTTCTCTATGTGGGTTATGTAAGTTAGCAAGAAACCGAAACAATGAAGCTAAATAATCCTTATAAGTTTGCAAGAAACCGAACAACGGAACACTGAAGCTTTTCAATTGAAGAATCGCATGTAAGAAATCGCAGATAGAAAAAAGAATTAGGAATTTCGACAGATAGGGGATTTGTGGCTGGGAGCGGGGATTCAGTCCAAAActgatatatgtttaaaatgacCCCATTTTCTATTCCAACTTTTATGGCGCTTACAAGGAAATGCCactaattttacaacttttacggCGTTTGgagaaaaaacgccactaatatttAATTCGTCAATGAAACGGCGCTGTTTCattccatttttattatattctcTGCGGCGTTTATTGACAAAACGTCactaatatttagattttgcggcgttttttcagGAAAATGCCACTAATTAttcactttttaaatatatattaataagcttataagttttcaaatttttaatagatttatgaatttgatacattcatatgacattatttttaagCAACACATTGTTATGACATTAtcaatattatttcaataatattatttaaaaatatgatctgatttaatacattattttaattgttaaaatttaataaattttataaatcttaaagagtttataatttaaattttatcaacattcaatttataaattattgatattattcaaataatgtattacaattttaaatttatgctctatttttaagttaataaacgAATGTAAATAACACAATTAATTTGTTTCATCATAACATATATGCCACAACGAGTCAATAAACTAAGCAATTGTGTCACTTAGAACCCTAATAAcataataagaagt
The sequence above is a segment of the Gossypium raimondii isolate GPD5lz chromosome 4, ASM2569854v1, whole genome shotgun sequence genome. Coding sequences within it:
- the LOC105780496 gene encoding uncharacterized protein LOC105780496 isoform X4, producing MSGARFLYSNGVVSCSPDAPPITTFLESLPGSYTTTRTHENGTTLLFWERHLKRLSNSTRILLNSNPELMFKANKKSPLLFSPFYVTSSLKWESRVRSLVSNSLNQVLPIALKERSNGEELAVTALVSGDIEKLKAMKNVGGGGDDDNGVFQVLDLHLHIGSYIPPVFGIEESGAHLALVGRGRDLADAKYSDWVRLRKPLEKLRPPSVTELLLSNDGDRILEGCITNFFVICQRDKSEAEGKYLDDYNNVNSVEVQTAPISDGVLPGVIRQLVIEVCHSKGIPVCEVAPSWERHRLWEEAFVTNSLRVLQHVETIKVPQPWESLESKSFEGISWIEKKFQALDTSTSKK
- the LOC105780496 gene encoding uncharacterized protein LOC105780496 isoform X1, which translates into the protein MSGARFLYSNGVVSCSPDAPPITTFLESLPGSYTTTRTHENGTTLLFWERHLKRLSNSTRILLNSNPELMFKANKKSPLLFSPFYVTSSLKWESRVRSLVSNSLNQVLPIALKERSNGEELAVTALVSGDIEKLKAMKNVGGGGDDDNGVFQVLDLHLHIGSYIPPVFGIEESGAHLALVGRGRDLADAKYSDWVRLRKPLEKLRPPSVTELLLSNDGDRILEGCITNFFVICQRDKSEAEGKYLDDYNNVNSVEVQTAPISDGVLPGVIRQLVIEVCHSKGIPVCEVAPSWERHRLWEEAFVTNSLRVLQHVETIKVPQPWESLESKSFEGISWIEKKFQGYISYSCNQIALNIGVGHKYFKEMKIQSNIVFFLIIVLLC
- the LOC105780496 gene encoding uncharacterized protein LOC105780496 isoform X3, whose protein sequence is MSGARFLYSNGVVSCSPDAPPITTFLESLPGSYTTTRTHENGTTLLFWERHLKRLSNSTRILLNSNPELMFKANKKSPLLFSPFYVTSSLKWESRVRSLVSNSLNQVLPIALKERSNGEELAVTALVSGDIEKLKAMKNVGGGGDDDNGVFQVLDLHLHIGSYIPPVFGIEESGAHLALVGRGRDLADAKYSDWVRLRKPLEKLRPPSVTELLLSNDGDRILEGCITNFFVICQRDKSEAEGKYLDDYNNVNSVEVQTAPISDGVLPGVIRQLVIEVCHSKGIPVCEVAPSWERHRLWEEAFVTNSLRVLQHVETIKVPQPWESLESKSFEGISWIEKKFQKGIMERASTESHPLNESI
- the LOC105780496 gene encoding uncharacterized protein LOC105780496 isoform X2, with amino-acid sequence MSGARFLYSNGVVSCSPDAPPITTFLESLPGSYTTTRTHENGTTLLFWERHLKRLSNSTRILLNSNPELMFKANKKSPLLFSPFYVTSSLKWESRVRSLVSNSLNQVLPIALKERSNGEELAVTALVSGDIEKLKAMKNVGGGGDDDNGVFQVLDLHLHIGSYIPPVFGIEESGAHLALVGRGRDLADAKYSDWVRLRKPLEKLRPPSVTELLLSNDGDRILEGCITNFFVICQRDKSEAEGKYLDDYNNVNSVEVQTAPISDGVLPGVIRQLVIEVCHSKGIPVCEVAPSWERHRLWEEAFVTNSLRVLQHVETIKVPQPWESLESKSFEGISWIEKKFQGPGIITKVIQKGIMERASTESHPLNESI